A genome region from Arachis duranensis cultivar V14167 chromosome 8, aradu.V14167.gnm2.J7QH, whole genome shotgun sequence includes the following:
- the LOC107460706 gene encoding ubinuclein-2 isoform X3: MAEEKRPSSSFVKKSDRMIFTVDLRPGETTIVSWKKLLKDANRTNGSSSSEKPKLDDVIAPEQASDIEGKDANQPNRFSAVIEKIERLYMGKDSSDDEDMLDAPDDDQYDTEDSFIDDAELDEYFEVDNSAIKHDGFFVNRGKLERIAEAPALPNQQPKKRRRKETLKNPSEKDNDRVSNKQAKLSKPALEKKASVQAKSTLNSTQNLVAPGESHEGLKFQNQSDVTGINSKKKSADTKPVMDSSVSLKASNDDIHASVAEAKDADKQKKGVSQSKNISDKYKDAGGLLDPSHQKSHEKGAHVHSKAQPGRPSSTIGDLENTTRLKERNGMRELPDLNLSIGKSATQVTKSEHMIKKDGSSVRPKISVLEKAIRELEKMVAELENQEADATSQAVKRRLPREIKLKLAKVARLAQSNQGKVSKELINRLNGILGHLIQLRTLKRNLKIMINTGLSAKQEKDDRFQQIKKEVVDMIKTLAPTLESKLRAGGDAQEFGSDGKMITKMKFSMDTALEDKICDLYDLYVEGLDENAGPQIRKLYAELAELWPSGCMDNHGIKRGICRAKERRRALHNRHKDPEKIKRKKLKPEENIRLETSHAQQNLREKSATESSSHAFPSANKPVSNTSTSGHVPSPSLNGLKQEKAKASSTSSLDDVRVADGALKKKKIKKKPEIDLEGAHFGTEKLGSGSSLGEDRPKSQRQSSGGVPSKSNPQPTSIPGLEQSS; this comes from the exons ATGGCGGAGGAGAAGAGGCCGTCGTCGTCGTTCGTCAAGAAGAGCGACCGTATGATTTTCACGGTGGACCTTCGCCCGGGAGAGACTACAATCGTGTCGTGGAAGAAGCTTCTCAAAGATGCTAACAGAACCAATGGATCGTCCTCCTCCGAAAAACCCAAGCTCGATGACGTAATTGCTCCG GAACAAGCTTCTGATATTGAGGGAAAAGATGCTAATCAGCCGAACCGTTTCAGTGCTGTAATAGAGAAGATTGAGCGCCTTTACATG GGTAAGGATAGTAGTGACGACGAGGATATGCTTGATGCTCCTGATGATGATCAGTATGATACAGAAGACTCCTTCATTGATGATGCTGAGCTG GATGAATACTTTGAGGTTGATAATTCTGCAATCAAACATGACGGGTTCTTTGTAAATAGGGGGAAATTGGAACGCAT AGCTGAAGCTCCGGCATTACCTAACCAGCAACCTAAAAAAAGGCGCAGAAAGGAGACACTGAAGAATCCCAGTGAAAAAGATAATGATcgtgtttcaaataaacaagcTAAACTGAGTAAGCCAGCGTTGGAAAAGAAAGCTTCAGTACAGGCAAAGAGTACACTTAATTCCACACAGAATTTAGTTGCACCTGGTGAATCTCATGAAGGGTTGAAATTTCAGAATCAATCTGATGTCACTGGAATTAATTCTAAAAAGAAAAGTGCTGATACTAAACCTGTAATGGACTCTTCTGTCTCTTTGAAAGCATCAAATGATGATATTCATGCTTCTGTGGCAGAAGCAAAAGATGCTGATAAGCAGAAGAAAGGAGTTTCTCAATCTAAGAACATAAGTGATAAATATAAAGATGCTGGTGGCTTGCTTGATCCATCTCATCAGAAATCCCATGAGAAAGGTGCACATGTACATTCTAAAGCCCAACCTGGAAGACCATCAAGTACTATTGGTGATTTGGAGAATACAACTCGGCTGAAAGAAAGAAATGGCATGCGTGAATTGCCGGATCTTAACTTGTCTATAGGAAAGTCTGCTACGCAAGTAACA AAATCTGAACACATGATCAAGAAAGATGGTTCTAGTGTTAGGCCAAAAATTTCAGTGCTGGAAAAGGCTATTCGTGAATTAGAGAAAATGGTTGCCGAGT TGGAAAACCAGGAGGCTGATGCTACATCCCAGGCAGTCAAAAGGAGGTTGCCTAGAGAAATAAAGCTCAAGCTTGCTAAAGTTGCTAGACTAGCG CAGTCAAACCAAGGGAAAGTATCAAAGGAGTTAATTAACCGTCTTAATGGTATTCTTGGGCACTTGATTCAGCTTAGAACATTAAAG AGAAACTTAAAAATAATGATCAATACGGGTCTGTCAGCAAAGCAGGAGAAAGATGATAGGTTTCAACAGATAAAGAAGGAAGTTGTTGATATGATTAAGACGCTGGCCCCAACTTTGGAATCCAAG CTAAGAGCTGGAGGTGATGCTCAAGAATTTGGTTCTGATGGGAAAATGATAACAAAAATGAAGTTTAGTATGGACACTGCATTGGAGGACAAGATCTGTGATCTCTATGACCTTTATGTTGAA GGTTTGGATGAAAATGCAGGTCCACAAATCAGAAAGCTGTATGCCGAG CTTGCGGAATTATGGCCAAGTGGCTGCATGGACAACCATGGGATCAAACGTGGAATTTGCAGGGCCAAAGAGAGGCGCAGAGCACTGCACAACAGACATAAG GATCCGGAAAAGATTAAGAGGAAAAAGTTGAAGCCAGAGGAAAACATTCGGCTTGAAACCAGTCATGCACAGCAGAACTTGCGGGAGAAATCAGCTACAGAATCTAGCAGTCATGCATTTCCTTCCGCGAATAAGCCAGTTTCCAATACAAGCACAAGTGGCCACGTCCCCAGTCCTTCATTGAACGgcttaaaacaagaaaaagccaAGGCAAGTTCTACCAGTTCCCTAGATGATGTGAGGGTTGCAGATGGCgcattgaaaaagaagaaaataaagaaaaagccagAAATTGATTTGGAAGGAGCACATTTTGGTACCGAGAAGCTAGGCTCAGGCTCTTCGCTGGGTGAAGACCGACCAAAGTCCCAGAGGCAGTCTTCTGGAGGTGTTCCCTCCAAATCAAATCCTCAGCCAACATCTATCCCTGGTCTTGAACAGTCAAGCTAA
- the LOC107460670 gene encoding uncharacterized protein LOC107460670: MVKDLRNKHRLQMLGLIETKRQTVTRIDVARIWGQGSPGWEYVGSNGVSGGLLLIWDEWMFKLNNCYKGERWLCVEGVILKNSFNCAIVLVYGAHERDAKIHVWKELSYIAGLCQVPCCFTEDFNKIVHVEERRGTTGLTRSAKDFKSWIQDMNLVDLPLTDWKFTWFRGNFCSRIDRVLVSLEWLEEFPKAHLRGGPRGLSYHCPLIVEGRKLRGGARPFRSLDLWFTHDGFLRMVKEELRGLGELQFTDKLKVLTGPLGRWHKANFGEIDKKIIKFEGEIKRIDYLVSNGVHDGTLEARRKALVKCSSARRRNNRIDTLVINDRLVRNQARIKVAIREFYKDLYHQEDSPIMGFRDGLVV, translated from the exons ATGGTGAAGGACCTAAGGAATAAACATAGGTTACAAATGTTAGGTTTGATTGAAACTAAAAGGCAGACAGTGACGAGAATTGACGTTGCAAGAATATGGGGACAAGGTAGTCCAGGTTGGGAATATGTAGGCTCTAATGGGGTGTCTGGTGGACTCTTGCTAATTTGGGATGAGTGGAtgtttaaattgaataattgcTATAAGGGAGAGAGGTGGTTATGTGTTGAAGGAGTGATCTTAAAAAATAGTTTCAACTGTGCGATTGTCTTGGTCTATGGTGCACATGAGAGAGATGCGAAGATTCATGTATGGAAGGAGCTGAGCTATATTGCGGGGTTATGCCAGGTTCCGTGCTGTTTCACGGAAGACTTTAACAAAATAGTTCATGTAGAGGAACGGAGAGGTACTACTGGGTTGACACGATCTGCGAAAGATTTTAAGTCTTGGATACAGGACATGAACTTAGTGGATTTGCCGCTCACTGACTGGAAGTTTACATGGTTTCGCGGGAATTTTTGCAGTCGCATAGACAGAGTTCTGGTTAGTTTGGAGTGGCTAGAAGAGTTTCCAAAGGCACATTTGCGAGGTGGACCAAGGGGTTTGTCATATCACTGCCCGCTAATAGTGGAGGGTAGGAAGCTGAGAGGAGGTGCGAGGCCGTTCCGGAGCCTTGATTTGTGGTTTACGCATGACGGATTTCTCAGGATGGTGAAGGAGGAATTGAGAGGTTTGGGGGAGCTACAATTCACCGATAAATTGAAGGTGCTGACAGGTCCATTGGGAAGATGGCATAAGGCAAATTTTGGTGAGATTGATAAGAAGATTATAAAGTTTGAGGGAGAGATCAAGAGGATTGATTATCTGGTTAGCAATGGAGTACACGATGGAACACTGGAGGCTAGAAGAAAAGCGTTGGTTAAGTGCT CTTCAGCAAGAAGGCGGAACAATAGGATTGATACTCTGGTTATCAACGACAGGCTAGTTCGAAACCAGGCTAGAATAAAGGTTGCTATCAGAGAGTTTTATAAGGACTTATATCATCAGGAAGACTCTCCTATTATGGGTTTCAGAGATGGCCTGGTGGTTTAA
- the LOC107460706 gene encoding ubinuclein-2 isoform X1, protein MAEEKRPSSSFVKKSDRMIFTVDLRPGETTIVSWKKLLKDANRTNGSSSSEKPKLDDVIAPEQASDIEGKDANQPNRFSAVIEKIERLYMGKDSSDDEDMLDAPDDDQYDTEDSFIDDAELDEYFEVDNSAIKHDGFFVNRGKLERIAEAPALPNQQPKKRRRKETLKNPSEKDNDRVSNKQAKLSKPALEKKASVQAKSTLNSTQNLVAPGESHEGLKFQNQSDVTGINSKKKSADTKPVMDSSVSLKASNDDIHASVAEAKDADKQKKGVSQSKNISDKYKDAGGLLDPSHQKSHEKGAHVHSKAQPGRPSSTIGDLENTTRLKERNGMRELPDLNLSIGKSATQVTKSEHMIKKDGSSVRPKISVLEKAIRELEKMVAESRPPAVENQEADATSQAVKRRLPREIKLKLAKVARLAQSNQGKVSKELINRLNGILGHLIQLRTLKRNLKIMINTGLSAKQEKDDRFQQIKKEVVDMIKTLAPTLESKLRAGGDAQEFGSDGKMITKMKFSMDTALEDKICDLYDLYVEGLDENAGPQIRKLYAELAELWPSGCMDNHGIKRGICRAKERRRALHNRHKDPEKIKRKKLKPEENIRLETSHAQQNLREKSATESSSHAFPSANKPVSNTSTSGHVPSPSLNGLKQEKAKASSTSSLDDVRVADGALKKKKIKKKPEIDLEGAHFGTEKLGSGSSLGEDRPKSQRQSSGGVPSKSNPQPTSIPGLEQSS, encoded by the exons ATGGCGGAGGAGAAGAGGCCGTCGTCGTCGTTCGTCAAGAAGAGCGACCGTATGATTTTCACGGTGGACCTTCGCCCGGGAGAGACTACAATCGTGTCGTGGAAGAAGCTTCTCAAAGATGCTAACAGAACCAATGGATCGTCCTCCTCCGAAAAACCCAAGCTCGATGACGTAATTGCTCCG GAACAAGCTTCTGATATTGAGGGAAAAGATGCTAATCAGCCGAACCGTTTCAGTGCTGTAATAGAGAAGATTGAGCGCCTTTACATG GGTAAGGATAGTAGTGACGACGAGGATATGCTTGATGCTCCTGATGATGATCAGTATGATACAGAAGACTCCTTCATTGATGATGCTGAGCTG GATGAATACTTTGAGGTTGATAATTCTGCAATCAAACATGACGGGTTCTTTGTAAATAGGGGGAAATTGGAACGCAT AGCTGAAGCTCCGGCATTACCTAACCAGCAACCTAAAAAAAGGCGCAGAAAGGAGACACTGAAGAATCCCAGTGAAAAAGATAATGATcgtgtttcaaataaacaagcTAAACTGAGTAAGCCAGCGTTGGAAAAGAAAGCTTCAGTACAGGCAAAGAGTACACTTAATTCCACACAGAATTTAGTTGCACCTGGTGAATCTCATGAAGGGTTGAAATTTCAGAATCAATCTGATGTCACTGGAATTAATTCTAAAAAGAAAAGTGCTGATACTAAACCTGTAATGGACTCTTCTGTCTCTTTGAAAGCATCAAATGATGATATTCATGCTTCTGTGGCAGAAGCAAAAGATGCTGATAAGCAGAAGAAAGGAGTTTCTCAATCTAAGAACATAAGTGATAAATATAAAGATGCTGGTGGCTTGCTTGATCCATCTCATCAGAAATCCCATGAGAAAGGTGCACATGTACATTCTAAAGCCCAACCTGGAAGACCATCAAGTACTATTGGTGATTTGGAGAATACAACTCGGCTGAAAGAAAGAAATGGCATGCGTGAATTGCCGGATCTTAACTTGTCTATAGGAAAGTCTGCTACGCAAGTAACA AAATCTGAACACATGATCAAGAAAGATGGTTCTAGTGTTAGGCCAAAAATTTCAGTGCTGGAAAAGGCTATTCGTGAATTAGAGAAAATGGTTGCCGAGT CAAGGCCACCTGCAGTGGAAAACCAGGAGGCTGATGCTACATCCCAGGCAGTCAAAAGGAGGTTGCCTAGAGAAATAAAGCTCAAGCTTGCTAAAGTTGCTAGACTAGCG CAGTCAAACCAAGGGAAAGTATCAAAGGAGTTAATTAACCGTCTTAATGGTATTCTTGGGCACTTGATTCAGCTTAGAACATTAAAG AGAAACTTAAAAATAATGATCAATACGGGTCTGTCAGCAAAGCAGGAGAAAGATGATAGGTTTCAACAGATAAAGAAGGAAGTTGTTGATATGATTAAGACGCTGGCCCCAACTTTGGAATCCAAG CTAAGAGCTGGAGGTGATGCTCAAGAATTTGGTTCTGATGGGAAAATGATAACAAAAATGAAGTTTAGTATGGACACTGCATTGGAGGACAAGATCTGTGATCTCTATGACCTTTATGTTGAA GGTTTGGATGAAAATGCAGGTCCACAAATCAGAAAGCTGTATGCCGAG CTTGCGGAATTATGGCCAAGTGGCTGCATGGACAACCATGGGATCAAACGTGGAATTTGCAGGGCCAAAGAGAGGCGCAGAGCACTGCACAACAGACATAAG GATCCGGAAAAGATTAAGAGGAAAAAGTTGAAGCCAGAGGAAAACATTCGGCTTGAAACCAGTCATGCACAGCAGAACTTGCGGGAGAAATCAGCTACAGAATCTAGCAGTCATGCATTTCCTTCCGCGAATAAGCCAGTTTCCAATACAAGCACAAGTGGCCACGTCCCCAGTCCTTCATTGAACGgcttaaaacaagaaaaagccaAGGCAAGTTCTACCAGTTCCCTAGATGATGTGAGGGTTGCAGATGGCgcattgaaaaagaagaaaataaagaaaaagccagAAATTGATTTGGAAGGAGCACATTTTGGTACCGAGAAGCTAGGCTCAGGCTCTTCGCTGGGTGAAGACCGACCAAAGTCCCAGAGGCAGTCTTCTGGAGGTGTTCCCTCCAAATCAAATCCTCAGCCAACATCTATCCCTGGTCTTGAACAGTCAAGCTAA
- the LOC107460706 gene encoding ubinuclein-2 isoform X4: MAEEKRPSSSFVKKSDRMIFTVDLRPGETTIVSWKKLLKDANRTNGSSSSEKPKLDDVIAPEQASDIEGKDANQPNRFSAVIEKIERLYMGKDSSDDEDMLDAPDDDQYDTEDSFIDDAELDEYFEVDNSAIKHDGFFVNRGKLERIAEAPALPNQQPKKRRRKETLKNPSEKDNDRVSNKQAKLSKPALEKKASVQAKSTLNSTQNLVAPGESHEGLKFQNQSDVTGINSKKKSADTKPVMDSSVSLKASNDDIHASVAEAKDADKQKKGVSQSKNISDKYKDAGGLLDPSHQKSHEKGAHVHSKAQPGRPSSTIGDLENTTRLKERNGMRELPDLNLSIGKSATQVTKSEHMIKKDGSSVRPKISVLEKAIRELEKMVAELENQEADATSQAVKRRLPREIKLKLAKVARLASNQGKVSKELINRLNGILGHLIQLRTLKRNLKIMINTGLSAKQEKDDRFQQIKKEVVDMIKTLAPTLESKLRAGGDAQEFGSDGKMITKMKFSMDTALEDKICDLYDLYVEGLDENAGPQIRKLYAELAELWPSGCMDNHGIKRGICRAKERRRALHNRHKDPEKIKRKKLKPEENIRLETSHAQQNLREKSATESSSHAFPSANKPVSNTSTSGHVPSPSLNGLKQEKAKASSTSSLDDVRVADGALKKKKIKKKPEIDLEGAHFGTEKLGSGSSLGEDRPKSQRQSSGGVPSKSNPQPTSIPGLEQSS, encoded by the exons ATGGCGGAGGAGAAGAGGCCGTCGTCGTCGTTCGTCAAGAAGAGCGACCGTATGATTTTCACGGTGGACCTTCGCCCGGGAGAGACTACAATCGTGTCGTGGAAGAAGCTTCTCAAAGATGCTAACAGAACCAATGGATCGTCCTCCTCCGAAAAACCCAAGCTCGATGACGTAATTGCTCCG GAACAAGCTTCTGATATTGAGGGAAAAGATGCTAATCAGCCGAACCGTTTCAGTGCTGTAATAGAGAAGATTGAGCGCCTTTACATG GGTAAGGATAGTAGTGACGACGAGGATATGCTTGATGCTCCTGATGATGATCAGTATGATACAGAAGACTCCTTCATTGATGATGCTGAGCTG GATGAATACTTTGAGGTTGATAATTCTGCAATCAAACATGACGGGTTCTTTGTAAATAGGGGGAAATTGGAACGCAT AGCTGAAGCTCCGGCATTACCTAACCAGCAACCTAAAAAAAGGCGCAGAAAGGAGACACTGAAGAATCCCAGTGAAAAAGATAATGATcgtgtttcaaataaacaagcTAAACTGAGTAAGCCAGCGTTGGAAAAGAAAGCTTCAGTACAGGCAAAGAGTACACTTAATTCCACACAGAATTTAGTTGCACCTGGTGAATCTCATGAAGGGTTGAAATTTCAGAATCAATCTGATGTCACTGGAATTAATTCTAAAAAGAAAAGTGCTGATACTAAACCTGTAATGGACTCTTCTGTCTCTTTGAAAGCATCAAATGATGATATTCATGCTTCTGTGGCAGAAGCAAAAGATGCTGATAAGCAGAAGAAAGGAGTTTCTCAATCTAAGAACATAAGTGATAAATATAAAGATGCTGGTGGCTTGCTTGATCCATCTCATCAGAAATCCCATGAGAAAGGTGCACATGTACATTCTAAAGCCCAACCTGGAAGACCATCAAGTACTATTGGTGATTTGGAGAATACAACTCGGCTGAAAGAAAGAAATGGCATGCGTGAATTGCCGGATCTTAACTTGTCTATAGGAAAGTCTGCTACGCAAGTAACA AAATCTGAACACATGATCAAGAAAGATGGTTCTAGTGTTAGGCCAAAAATTTCAGTGCTGGAAAAGGCTATTCGTGAATTAGAGAAAATGGTTGCCGAGT TGGAAAACCAGGAGGCTGATGCTACATCCCAGGCAGTCAAAAGGAGGTTGCCTAGAGAAATAAAGCTCAAGCTTGCTAAAGTTGCTAGACTAGCG TCAAACCAAGGGAAAGTATCAAAGGAGTTAATTAACCGTCTTAATGGTATTCTTGGGCACTTGATTCAGCTTAGAACATTAAAG AGAAACTTAAAAATAATGATCAATACGGGTCTGTCAGCAAAGCAGGAGAAAGATGATAGGTTTCAACAGATAAAGAAGGAAGTTGTTGATATGATTAAGACGCTGGCCCCAACTTTGGAATCCAAG CTAAGAGCTGGAGGTGATGCTCAAGAATTTGGTTCTGATGGGAAAATGATAACAAAAATGAAGTTTAGTATGGACACTGCATTGGAGGACAAGATCTGTGATCTCTATGACCTTTATGTTGAA GGTTTGGATGAAAATGCAGGTCCACAAATCAGAAAGCTGTATGCCGAG CTTGCGGAATTATGGCCAAGTGGCTGCATGGACAACCATGGGATCAAACGTGGAATTTGCAGGGCCAAAGAGAGGCGCAGAGCACTGCACAACAGACATAAG GATCCGGAAAAGATTAAGAGGAAAAAGTTGAAGCCAGAGGAAAACATTCGGCTTGAAACCAGTCATGCACAGCAGAACTTGCGGGAGAAATCAGCTACAGAATCTAGCAGTCATGCATTTCCTTCCGCGAATAAGCCAGTTTCCAATACAAGCACAAGTGGCCACGTCCCCAGTCCTTCATTGAACGgcttaaaacaagaaaaagccaAGGCAAGTTCTACCAGTTCCCTAGATGATGTGAGGGTTGCAGATGGCgcattgaaaaagaagaaaataaagaaaaagccagAAATTGATTTGGAAGGAGCACATTTTGGTACCGAGAAGCTAGGCTCAGGCTCTTCGCTGGGTGAAGACCGACCAAAGTCCCAGAGGCAGTCTTCTGGAGGTGTTCCCTCCAAATCAAATCCTCAGCCAACATCTATCCCTGGTCTTGAACAGTCAAGCTAA
- the LOC107460706 gene encoding ubinuclein-2 isoform X2, with translation MAEEKRPSSSFVKKSDRMIFTVDLRPGETTIVSWKKLLKDANRTNGSSSSEKPKLDDVIAPEQASDIEGKDANQPNRFSAVIEKIERLYMGKDSSDDEDMLDAPDDDQYDTEDSFIDDAELDEYFEVDNSAIKHDGFFVNRGKLERIAEAPALPNQQPKKRRRKETLKNPSEKDNDRVSNKQAKLSKPALEKKASVQAKSTLNSTQNLVAPGESHEGLKFQNQSDVTGINSKKKSADTKPVMDSSVSLKASNDDIHASVAEAKDADKQKKGVSQSKNISDKYKDAGGLLDPSHQKSHEKGAHVHSKAQPGRPSSTIGDLENTTRLKERNGMRELPDLNLSIGKSATQVTKSEHMIKKDGSSVRPKISVLEKAIRELEKMVAESRPPAVENQEADATSQAVKRRLPREIKLKLAKVARLASNQGKVSKELINRLNGILGHLIQLRTLKRNLKIMINTGLSAKQEKDDRFQQIKKEVVDMIKTLAPTLESKLRAGGDAQEFGSDGKMITKMKFSMDTALEDKICDLYDLYVEGLDENAGPQIRKLYAELAELWPSGCMDNHGIKRGICRAKERRRALHNRHKDPEKIKRKKLKPEENIRLETSHAQQNLREKSATESSSHAFPSANKPVSNTSTSGHVPSPSLNGLKQEKAKASSTSSLDDVRVADGALKKKKIKKKPEIDLEGAHFGTEKLGSGSSLGEDRPKSQRQSSGGVPSKSNPQPTSIPGLEQSS, from the exons ATGGCGGAGGAGAAGAGGCCGTCGTCGTCGTTCGTCAAGAAGAGCGACCGTATGATTTTCACGGTGGACCTTCGCCCGGGAGAGACTACAATCGTGTCGTGGAAGAAGCTTCTCAAAGATGCTAACAGAACCAATGGATCGTCCTCCTCCGAAAAACCCAAGCTCGATGACGTAATTGCTCCG GAACAAGCTTCTGATATTGAGGGAAAAGATGCTAATCAGCCGAACCGTTTCAGTGCTGTAATAGAGAAGATTGAGCGCCTTTACATG GGTAAGGATAGTAGTGACGACGAGGATATGCTTGATGCTCCTGATGATGATCAGTATGATACAGAAGACTCCTTCATTGATGATGCTGAGCTG GATGAATACTTTGAGGTTGATAATTCTGCAATCAAACATGACGGGTTCTTTGTAAATAGGGGGAAATTGGAACGCAT AGCTGAAGCTCCGGCATTACCTAACCAGCAACCTAAAAAAAGGCGCAGAAAGGAGACACTGAAGAATCCCAGTGAAAAAGATAATGATcgtgtttcaaataaacaagcTAAACTGAGTAAGCCAGCGTTGGAAAAGAAAGCTTCAGTACAGGCAAAGAGTACACTTAATTCCACACAGAATTTAGTTGCACCTGGTGAATCTCATGAAGGGTTGAAATTTCAGAATCAATCTGATGTCACTGGAATTAATTCTAAAAAGAAAAGTGCTGATACTAAACCTGTAATGGACTCTTCTGTCTCTTTGAAAGCATCAAATGATGATATTCATGCTTCTGTGGCAGAAGCAAAAGATGCTGATAAGCAGAAGAAAGGAGTTTCTCAATCTAAGAACATAAGTGATAAATATAAAGATGCTGGTGGCTTGCTTGATCCATCTCATCAGAAATCCCATGAGAAAGGTGCACATGTACATTCTAAAGCCCAACCTGGAAGACCATCAAGTACTATTGGTGATTTGGAGAATACAACTCGGCTGAAAGAAAGAAATGGCATGCGTGAATTGCCGGATCTTAACTTGTCTATAGGAAAGTCTGCTACGCAAGTAACA AAATCTGAACACATGATCAAGAAAGATGGTTCTAGTGTTAGGCCAAAAATTTCAGTGCTGGAAAAGGCTATTCGTGAATTAGAGAAAATGGTTGCCGAGT CAAGGCCACCTGCAGTGGAAAACCAGGAGGCTGATGCTACATCCCAGGCAGTCAAAAGGAGGTTGCCTAGAGAAATAAAGCTCAAGCTTGCTAAAGTTGCTAGACTAGCG TCAAACCAAGGGAAAGTATCAAAGGAGTTAATTAACCGTCTTAATGGTATTCTTGGGCACTTGATTCAGCTTAGAACATTAAAG AGAAACTTAAAAATAATGATCAATACGGGTCTGTCAGCAAAGCAGGAGAAAGATGATAGGTTTCAACAGATAAAGAAGGAAGTTGTTGATATGATTAAGACGCTGGCCCCAACTTTGGAATCCAAG CTAAGAGCTGGAGGTGATGCTCAAGAATTTGGTTCTGATGGGAAAATGATAACAAAAATGAAGTTTAGTATGGACACTGCATTGGAGGACAAGATCTGTGATCTCTATGACCTTTATGTTGAA GGTTTGGATGAAAATGCAGGTCCACAAATCAGAAAGCTGTATGCCGAG CTTGCGGAATTATGGCCAAGTGGCTGCATGGACAACCATGGGATCAAACGTGGAATTTGCAGGGCCAAAGAGAGGCGCAGAGCACTGCACAACAGACATAAG GATCCGGAAAAGATTAAGAGGAAAAAGTTGAAGCCAGAGGAAAACATTCGGCTTGAAACCAGTCATGCACAGCAGAACTTGCGGGAGAAATCAGCTACAGAATCTAGCAGTCATGCATTTCCTTCCGCGAATAAGCCAGTTTCCAATACAAGCACAAGTGGCCACGTCCCCAGTCCTTCATTGAACGgcttaaaacaagaaaaagccaAGGCAAGTTCTACCAGTTCCCTAGATGATGTGAGGGTTGCAGATGGCgcattgaaaaagaagaaaataaagaaaaagccagAAATTGATTTGGAAGGAGCACATTTTGGTACCGAGAAGCTAGGCTCAGGCTCTTCGCTGGGTGAAGACCGACCAAAGTCCCAGAGGCAGTCTTCTGGAGGTGTTCCCTCCAAATCAAATCCTCAGCCAACATCTATCCCTGGTCTTGAACAGTCAAGCTAA